The following proteins are encoded in a genomic region of Vanessa cardui chromosome W, ilVanCard2.1, whole genome shotgun sequence:
- the LOC124542785 gene encoding uncharacterized protein LOC124542785 has protein sequence MAVANETSTGSVQDAQTLEKFKTSFISSIGDIFKAQITKLEDWLPPAKMQRPPLAADKRRELLQQHTYSSYAQVAHPAPQPKSAPTPKQASPAAPTAPIAGPSSAPIAPATMAQETRKRILRSPRLLVTYAQILERAEQCVKLRCAVGDVDSTVAVLTRSGTGPPLSLVDRGSGYVVVGWKEYVIVGTYFSPNRSLAEFESHLGFLRAAVASRSPRQVVVLGDFNAKSRAWGNPATNPGGRAAQVWTLLSSLSLLNRRQVHTCVRQQGGSVVDLSFATPVAARRVLNWRVKEEVGPLSDHRYIRFEISTSDRWGQTGELPRVPTTLPRWSVGQLDRELVKEAAIVQRWGPTGRREGASIDELVGRMQMALKKICDAAMPRSRLMAPRRQDACVVGRLWLASGSLSPVRPARCVRGRARARAPPFDDGDVRSPNILPGLKDSRERKWADVVEAPNDSPPLRLQFSHSRSSVTAREDLHHSS, from the exons ATGGCAGTGGCAAATGAGACGTCCACCGGCTCTGTCCAGGATGCTCAGACGTTGGAGAAGTTTAAGACCTCCTTTATCTCATCGATCGGCGATATCTTTAAAGCCCAAATTACGAAATTGGAGGACTGGCTCCCACCTGCGAAGATGCAGCGCCCCCCGCTAGCTGCGGATAAAAGGCGGGAGCTACTGCAGCAACACACGTATTCGTCATATGCACAGGTGGCCCATCCGGCTCCGCAGCCGAAATCTGCTCCCACACCTAAGCAGGCGTCACCAGCTGCTCCAACGGCACCTATTGCTGGCCCCTCAAGTGCTCCGATAGCGCCGGCGACGATGGCACAGGAGAC CCGGAAGCGAATTCTACGGAGCCCAAGACTACTTGTCACGTATGCTCAGAtcttggagcgcgctgagcagTGCGTGAAGTTACGCTGTGCGGTAGGAGACGTGGACAGCACCGTGGCGGTCCTCACGAGAAGCGGAACGGGGCCTCCTCTCTCACTCGTCGACAGGGGCTCGGGCTACGTGGTGGTGGGTTGGAAAGAGTACGTAATTGTTGGCACGTatttctcccctaaccgcagcctggcggAATTTGAAAGTCATCTCGGCTTTCtgagagctgcggtggccagtcGTTCGCCAAGACAAGTAGTGGTTCTCGGCGACTTTAATGCAAAATCGCGGGCCTGGGGAAATCCTGCTACGAATCCAGGAGGGAGAGCTGCCCAAGTGTGGACCCTGCTATCCAGCCTATCCCTACTCAACAGGCggcaggttcacacctgcgtgCGTCAGCAGGGCGGATCCGTTGTGGACCTTTCGTTCGCCACTCCTGTTGCAGCGCGCAGAGTGTTGAATTGGAGAGTAAAGGAAGAGGTGGGGCCTCTGTCGGATCACAggtacatccgatttgagatctccaccTCTGACCGTTGGGGGCAGACTGGAGAACTCCCAAGGGTGCCTACGACGCTCCCAAGGTGGTCCGTTGGCCAGTTGGATCgtgagctggtcaaggaggctgCCATAGTGCAGCGGTGGGGCCCCACAGGAAGAAGGGAGGGCGCTAGCATTGATGAGCTAGTGGGCCGCATGCAAATGGCTCTTAAGAAGATatgcgatgcggccatgccgaGATCCCGGCTTATGGCACCGCGTCGTCAG GACGCGTGTGTCGTCGGTCGGCTATGGTTAGCAAGTGGCTCGTTGTCGCCCGTACGCCCCGCGCGATGCGTCCgcggccgcgcccgcgcccgcgcccctcCATTCGACGACGGCGATGTCCGAAGTCCGAACATACTCCCCGGGTTGAAGGATTCAAGAGAGAGGAAGTGGGCAGATGTTGTTGAAGCCCCGAACGATAGTCCCCCTCTTCGTCTTCAATTCAGCCACTCGCGAAGCTCCGTCACTGCCAGGGAAGACCTTCATCACTCGTCCTAA